One segment of Clostridium ljungdahlii DSM 13528 DNA contains the following:
- the spoIID gene encoding stage II sporulation protein D, which produces MKNDVLDFLKKFIILVFMGTLFIIVLSLFIVGTGNSKCDNLPQFLINSKNIILKKQDTNSEKIKVYITKEDKVKEMDLEQYVTGVVAAEMPAEFSEEALKAQAVASRTFAAAHMEVYGGKKYKSNTGADVCDTVKCQVFVNKEDRIKNWPKSDGDKYWSKIVDAVQATSGQVLTYKNKLVMEPYYFAVSAGKTENSEDVFGEAEGYLKSVESPGEESARKYKTSVKMSYVDFINKVNSSYANSGLSSENLSNQIAIKSKNESGSVKEIKLGAVTISGTKFRAIMGLNSANFSIDFKDGVYIQCIGYGHGVGMSQWGANYMGKNGQNYKNILSHYYEGTSLEDVNLFKK; this is translated from the coding sequence ATGAAGAATGATGTATTAGACTTTTTAAAAAAATTTATTATTTTAGTATTTATGGGTACATTATTTATAATTGTACTTTCCTTATTTATAGTTGGAACTGGAAACTCAAAATGTGATAATTTACCTCAATTCCTGATAAACTCAAAAAATATAATACTAAAAAAACAGGATACCAATTCAGAAAAAATAAAGGTGTATATAACTAAAGAAGATAAAGTAAAAGAAATGGATTTAGAGCAATATGTAACAGGAGTAGTAGCTGCTGAAATGCCTGCGGAATTTTCGGAAGAAGCACTTAAAGCACAGGCTGTGGCGTCTAGAACTTTTGCAGCTGCACATATGGAGGTGTACGGAGGGAAAAAATACAAAAGCAATACAGGTGCAGATGTATGTGATACAGTCAAGTGTCAGGTGTTTGTTAACAAAGAAGATAGAATTAAAAATTGGCCTAAGAGTGATGGGGATAAGTATTGGAGCAAAATTGTAGATGCAGTGCAAGCTACTTCAGGTCAGGTGCTGACTTATAAAAATAAATTGGTGATGGAGCCATACTATTTTGCAGTAAGTGCAGGAAAAACTGAAAATTCAGAAGACGTATTTGGAGAAGCAGAGGGATATTTAAAGAGCGTAGAAAGTCCAGGAGAAGAAAGTGCTAGAAAATATAAAACTTCAGTGAAAATGTCATATGTGGATTTTATAAACAAGGTAAACTCAAGTTACGCTAATTCAGGGTTATCTTCAGAAAATTTATCTAATCAAATAGCTATAAAAAGTAAAAATGAAAGTGGATCTGTAAAAGAAATTAAACTTGGTGCTGTTACAATATCTGGTACAAAATTTAGAGCTATTATGGGATTGAATTCGGCAAACTTTAGTATAGATTTTAAAGATGGTGTGTATATTCAGTGCATTGGATATGGACATGGAGTTGGAATGAGCCAGTGGGGAGCTAATTATATGGGCAAAAATGGCCAAAACTATAAAAATATATTGTCTCATTATTATGAGGGAACTAGTCTAGAAGATGTAAACTTATTTAAAAAATAA
- a CDS encoding M23 family metallopeptidase — protein MNKKSFNKAINFLKKESFYVILFICLCIAVTAAVITARNNKNQSAQLQKSQAVEQKKIRETAKANEKPSSNYNNALQVKKDNKSKSNISNNEASKGVSNSVSTSFQKPVEGNIARGYSEDPVYWDSTATYRPNLGYDIQTPLGKPVFAAMDGKVESVNTATQDGVEVIIDHQNGLKTVYSNLDPNVKVSAGQTIKKGAVIGVVGKSTLRSAYEKYGDHLHFAVLKGKEFVDPGKYIKY, from the coding sequence ATGAACAAAAAATCTTTTAACAAAGCAATCAACTTTTTAAAAAAGGAGAGCTTTTATGTAATACTGTTTATATGTTTATGCATTGCAGTAACAGCAGCAGTAATAACAGCAAGAAATAATAAAAATCAAAGTGCACAGCTTCAAAAAAGTCAGGCTGTAGAGCAGAAAAAAATTAGGGAAACAGCAAAGGCAAATGAAAAGCCTTCTTCCAATTATAATAATGCTCTTCAAGTAAAAAAGGATAATAAGTCAAAATCCAATATATCTAATAACGAAGCATCGAAGGGAGTATCTAACTCAGTAAGCACTTCCTTTCAAAAGCCAGTAGAGGGTAATATTGCAAGAGGTTATTCAGAGGATCCAGTATATTGGGATTCTACAGCAACTTATAGACCAAACTTAGGATATGATATACAAACTCCACTTGGCAAACCAGTGTTTGCAGCTATGGATGGAAAGGTAGAATCAGTAAATACAGCAACACAGGATGGAGTAGAAGTTATTATAGATCATCAAAATGGATTAAAAACAGTTTATTCTAACCTAGATCCAAATGTGAAAGTTAGTGCAGGTCAAACCATAAAAAAAGGAGCAGTTATTGGAGTAGTTGGGAAAAGTACATTGAGATCAGCTTATGAGAAATACGGAGATCACTTGCACTTCGCTGTTTTGAAAGGAAAAGAATTTGTTGACCCAGGTAAATATATAAAATACTAA
- the spoIIID gene encoding sporulation transcriptional regulator SpoIIID — protein MKDYIEERVLEVAKYIIGSKATIRKTAKVFGVSKSTIHKDMTERLPKINPQIAQEAKSILDYNKAERHIRGGKATKMKYKAIEG, from the coding sequence TTGAAAGATTATATTGAAGAAAGGGTTTTGGAAGTTGCCAAATATATAATAGGATCTAAGGCCACAATAAGGAAAACGGCTAAAGTTTTTGGGGTAAGTAAAAGTACTATACACAAGGATATGACAGAAAGGTTGCCTAAAATAAATCCTCAGATCGCTCAGGAAGCTAAGAGTATATTAGATTATAATAAGGCAGAGAGACATATAAGAGGTGGTAAAGCTACTAAAATGAAATATAAAGCTATTGAAGGCTAA
- a CDS encoding rod shape-determining protein, translated as MFFSIGTDMGIDLGTATVLVYIKGRGVILKEPSVVAIDKIKNRVLAVGEEAWQMIGRTPGNIVAIRPLKDGVISDYDVTEKMLKYFISKACGKNRISSPRIVVCVPCEATEVEKRAVIDAAKNAGAKKVFLIEEPLAAAIGAGIDITKASGNMVIDIGGGTTDVAVISLGGIVVRSSIKVAGDKFDEAIMKYVRKEHKLMIGERTSEDLKIKIGSAFDRDEEVSMEIRGRDLITGLPKNITVSSAEMRIALKETVNSIADTTRAVLEKTPPELSADIADKGIFMTGGGALLNGLSNLIQKVTNVPVYVAEEPVSCVALGTGKVLEYLDKMEVVFSGDDITLID; from the coding sequence ATGTTTTTTAGCATAGGAACAGATATGGGAATAGATCTAGGTACAGCAACCGTACTTGTTTATATTAAAGGCAGGGGGGTAATTTTAAAGGAACCTTCAGTTGTTGCTATAGATAAGATAAAAAATAGAGTACTAGCTGTAGGAGAAGAAGCATGGCAGATGATAGGTAGAACACCTGGTAATATCGTTGCCATTCGTCCATTAAAAGATGGAGTTATATCTGATTATGATGTAACGGAAAAAATGTTGAAGTATTTTATAAGCAAGGCTTGTGGTAAAAATAGAATATCTTCACCAAGAATAGTTGTTTGCGTTCCATGTGAAGCTACTGAAGTTGAAAAAAGAGCTGTAATTGATGCGGCTAAAAATGCAGGCGCAAAAAAGGTATTTTTAATTGAAGAACCACTGGCAGCAGCTATAGGAGCTGGTATTGATATAACTAAGGCAAGTGGAAATATGGTAATAGATATAGGTGGAGGAACCACTGATGTAGCAGTAATTTCACTTGGAGGAATAGTTGTAAGGTCTTCTATTAAAGTTGCAGGTGATAAGTTCGATGAAGCCATAATGAAATATGTGAGAAAAGAACATAAGTTGATGATTGGTGAAAGAACCTCGGAAGATTTAAAAATAAAAATAGGATCTGCTTTTGATAGAGATGAAGAAGTAAGTATGGAAATAAGAGGTCGTGATTTAATTACAGGACTTCCTAAAAATATAACGGTATCTTCTGCGGAAATGAGAATAGCACTAAAAGAAACTGTAAATTCTATAGCAGATACAACTCGTGCAGTACTGGAAAAAACACCACCAGAATTATCAGCTGATATAGCTGATAAAGGTATTTTTATGACTGGTGGAGGTGCACTTTTAAATGGATTGAGTAATTTAATACAAAAAGTAACTAACGTACCTGTTTATGTTGCAGAAGAACCAGTATCATGTGTAGCACTGGGTACAGGTAAAGTACTTGAATATTTAGACAAAATGGAAGTAGTTTTTAGCGGCGATGATATAACGTTAATAGATTAA
- the yyaC gene encoding spore protease YyaC, with protein sequence MNKAKTNYKDPLAYYKLAYFLKNYINNDTIIVCIGTDRYIGDCLGPLVGTLLKCKHFPLPVYGTISDPIHALNIESKLNKINLLHPHKNIIGIDACLGDLETIGDIQVRDFPVHPGKGVGKSLPDVGNSSIIGIVDSNSSEDLFNNSSSNIRLNLVLSMAEVILYSLIHSYYLYYNNIFIDI encoded by the coding sequence TTGAATAAAGCAAAAACTAATTATAAAGATCCCTTAGCATATTACAAGCTTGCCTATTTTTTAAAAAATTACATTAATAACGATACCATAATTGTATGCATTGGTACAGATAGATATATAGGGGACTGTCTGGGTCCCTTAGTAGGTACACTTTTAAAGTGCAAACATTTTCCTCTACCTGTCTACGGTACAATCTCAGATCCTATACATGCTTTAAACATTGAAAGCAAACTGAATAAAATAAATTTACTTCACCCGCATAAAAACATTATAGGAATAGATGCTTGCTTAGGTGATCTAGAAACTATAGGCGATATTCAAGTAAGAGACTTTCCAGTTCATCCTGGCAAAGGTGTAGGGAAATCTCTCCCGGATGTAGGGAATTCCTCAATAATAGGTATAGTTGATTCAAATAGCAGTGAAGATTTATTTAATAATTCCAGCAGCAATATACGTCTTAATTTAGTTTTAAGTATGGCTGAAGTAATACTTTATTCATTAATTCATTCATATTATTTATATTACAACAACATATTTATTGATATTTAA
- the metK gene encoding methionine adenosyltransferase codes for MRKLFTSESVTEGHPDKMCDQISDAILDAILEQDPYGRVACETATTTGMVLVMGEISTNCYIDISKIVRNTVREIGYTRAKYGFDCQTCSVISSIDEQSSDIAMGVDKALEAKEGEMEAIEAIGAGDQGMMFGFATNETPEYMPMPISLAHKLAKRLAQVRKDKVLDYLRPDGKTQVTIEYEDNKPVRVDTIVVSTQHDEMVTRKQIETDIINNVIRPVVPREFLDYKTKYFINPTGRFVVGGPQGDSGLTGRKIIVDTYGGYGRHGGGAFSGKDPTKVDRSAAYAARWVAKNLVAAGIADKLEIQLAYAIGVAKPVSITVDTFGTGNIPEEKIVDIVNKVFDLRPAAIIKDLNLRRPIYRQVAAYGHFGRTDIDVPWERLDKVEEIKKYM; via the coding sequence ATGAGAAAACTATTTACATCTGAATCAGTTACAGAAGGCCATCCAGATAAAATGTGTGATCAGATTTCAGATGCTATCTTAGATGCCATACTGGAACAAGATCCTTATGGAAGAGTAGCGTGTGAAACTGCAACTACTACAGGTATGGTTTTGGTTATGGGTGAGATATCAACCAATTGTTATATTGACATTTCAAAAATAGTTAGAAATACTGTAAGAGAAATAGGATATACTAGAGCTAAATATGGATTTGACTGCCAGACTTGTTCAGTAATAAGTTCAATTGATGAACAATCATCTGATATAGCTATGGGAGTCGATAAAGCTTTAGAAGCTAAGGAAGGCGAAATGGAGGCCATAGAAGCTATAGGTGCTGGAGATCAGGGTATGATGTTCGGATTTGCTACAAATGAAACTCCAGAATATATGCCTATGCCAATAAGTCTTGCTCACAAACTTGCAAAGAGATTAGCACAGGTTAGAAAAGATAAAGTTTTAGATTATCTAAGACCGGATGGAAAAACTCAAGTTACTATAGAATATGAAGACAATAAGCCAGTTAGAGTTGATACCATAGTAGTATCTACTCAGCATGATGAAATGGTAACTAGAAAACAAATTGAAACAGATATAATAAACAATGTAATAAGACCTGTTGTACCACGAGAGTTTTTAGATTATAAAACTAAGTATTTCATAAATCCAACAGGAAGATTTGTTGTTGGAGGTCCCCAGGGAGATTCTGGACTTACAGGAAGAAAGATAATAGTAGATACCTATGGTGGTTATGGAAGACATGGCGGCGGTGCTTTTTCTGGTAAAGACCCAACCAAGGTTGATAGATCTGCTGCTTATGCTGCAAGATGGGTAGCAAAAAATTTAGTAGCTGCAGGTATTGCAGATAAGTTGGAAATACAACTTGCTTATGCCATTGGTGTAGCAAAGCCTGTATCTATAACTGTAGATACTTTTGGTACAGGAAATATACCGGAAGAAAAAATAGTAGATATAGTAAACAAGGTATTTGATCTGAGACCAGCTGCTATAATAAAAGATTTAAATCTTAGAAGACCTATATACAGGCAAGTTGCGGCTTATGGACATTTTGGAAGAACTGATATTGATGTACCTTGGGAAAGGCTAGATAAGGTTGAAGAAATAAAAAAATATATGTAA
- a CDS encoding ATP-dependent RecD-like DNA helicase produces the protein MQELQGIVESIIFQNKDNGYVVAKIRENKDEVTIVGCIPNIIEGQNLKAVGEWVLHPQFGNQFKVQASEEIIPSTTIGIERYLASGIISGIGPVTAKKIVEKFGENTLQILDNNIGRLKEIEGIGAKKIALIEESYSKQNEVRNIMIFLQTYGITPSQCVKIHKKFGADSISIVKENPYTLTEEISGIGFKTADKIARSLGIENNSPFRIQSGIRYLVNKFCSLGNTYMPIDNLIKEGVDILHITQKELEENIYESSVNGKIKLEKWEDKVCVFSMTYYYCELSVTRKILMLAFTKYKDMDFNIDKEIEDFEKENNMNFAVSQKEAIRGAIENGVEIITGGPGTGKTTIINCIIRLFEKAKLKVLMGAPTGRAAKRMSESTKRESKTIHRLLEMGVGSDEEALFFSRGEQSPLQCDVVIIDEASMIDIVLMNNLLKAVSMGTRLIIVGDAEQLPSVGPGNVLRDFIDSKCIKVVRLKEIFRQSKESMIIVNAHKINSGEMPILNKKNKDFYFIKCQDPSDILDTLVGLIDKRLPSFNSSWNKIEDIQILSPMRKGVLGVSNLNKKLQQVLNPKSPNKREKKFRDMTFRVGDKVMQIKNNYTLKWQGISEENKESGMGVFNGDFGYIEDIDEEKNRVVVVFDEEKRVVYDSMYLDELDLSYAITIHKSQGSEFPVIIIPMFMGPPLLMNRNLLYTAITRAKQMVILVGSLKALNFMINNNKSFERYSLLKYRIMDIMESETNATVE, from the coding sequence ATGCAAGAATTACAAGGAATTGTAGAAAGTATAATATTTCAAAATAAAGATAATGGGTATGTAGTTGCTAAAATAAGAGAAAATAAAGATGAAGTAACTATAGTAGGATGTATACCTAATATAATTGAAGGACAAAATTTGAAGGCTGTAGGGGAATGGGTTCTTCATCCTCAGTTTGGGAATCAATTTAAGGTTCAGGCTTCTGAAGAGATAATACCTAGTACTACTATTGGCATAGAGAGATATTTGGCCTCTGGAATAATATCGGGCATAGGTCCAGTAACAGCAAAGAAAATAGTAGAGAAGTTTGGTGAAAATACCCTTCAAATATTGGATAATAACATAGGAAGATTAAAAGAAATAGAAGGTATAGGAGCAAAAAAAATAGCTTTAATAGAGGAATCCTATTCTAAACAAAATGAAGTGAGAAATATAATGATATTTCTGCAAACTTATGGAATAACTCCTAGTCAGTGTGTTAAAATACATAAAAAATTTGGAGCAGATTCTATAAGTATTGTGAAAGAAAATCCATATACCCTTACAGAAGAAATAAGTGGTATAGGTTTTAAAACGGCAGATAAGATAGCAAGAAGCCTTGGAATAGAGAATAATTCTCCATTTAGGATACAAAGTGGAATAAGGTATTTGGTGAATAAGTTTTGCAGCTTGGGAAATACGTATATGCCTATAGATAACCTTATAAAAGAAGGTGTTGACATACTCCATATAACTCAAAAAGAACTGGAAGAAAACATATATGAAAGTTCTGTAAATGGAAAAATAAAATTGGAGAAGTGGGAAGATAAAGTATGTGTATTTTCTATGACCTATTATTATTGCGAATTGAGTGTAACTAGAAAAATATTGATGTTAGCTTTTACTAAATATAAGGATATGGATTTTAATATAGATAAAGAGATAGAAGATTTTGAGAAGGAAAATAATATGAATTTTGCTGTTTCTCAAAAAGAAGCTATTAGAGGGGCAATTGAAAATGGAGTGGAGATAATAACAGGAGGTCCTGGAACAGGTAAAACTACAATAATTAATTGCATAATTAGATTATTTGAAAAGGCAAAGCTTAAAGTTTTAATGGGTGCTCCCACGGGAAGGGCAGCAAAGAGAATGTCAGAATCTACAAAACGAGAATCAAAGACCATACATAGGCTTCTTGAAATGGGAGTGGGAAGCGATGAAGAAGCTTTATTTTTTTCAAGAGGAGAGCAATCACCACTACAATGCGATGTGGTTATTATAGATGAGGCTTCTATGATAGATATAGTGCTCATGAATAACTTATTGAAGGCTGTCTCTATGGGAACTAGGTTAATAATAGTAGGGGATGCAGAGCAGCTTCCATCTGTAGGACCTGGAAATGTGCTAAGAGACTTTATAGACAGTAAGTGTATTAAAGTAGTTAGATTAAAAGAGATATTTAGGCAATCAAAAGAGAGTATGATTATAGTTAATGCTCATAAGATAAATTCTGGAGAGATGCCTATTTTAAATAAAAAGAATAAAGATTTTTATTTTATAAAGTGTCAGGATCCTTCGGATATATTAGATACATTGGTAGGATTAATAGATAAAAGGCTGCCAAGTTTTAATAGTAGTTGGAATAAAATAGAGGATATTCAAATACTATCTCCTATGAGAAAGGGAGTTTTGGGAGTATCAAATTTAAATAAAAAACTTCAACAAGTTCTAAATCCTAAAAGTCCCAATAAGAGAGAAAAAAAGTTTAGAGATATGACTTTTAGGGTAGGAGATAAAGTGATGCAGATTAAAAATAATTATACTTTAAAATGGCAAGGCATTTCAGAAGAAAACAAGGAAAGTGGTATGGGTGTTTTTAATGGCGATTTTGGATATATAGAAGACATAGATGAAGAAAAAAATAGAGTGGTAGTTGTGTTTGATGAAGAAAAAAGAGTTGTATATGATAGTATGTACTTAGATGAGCTGGATTTATCTTATGCAATAACCATACATAAAAGTCAAGGTAGTGAATT